The nucleotide sequence GCGTGTTATGGGAAATAGACTGTAGATACTATCTAGGGCAGTCTTTTCATCCCCATGATTACACTGTAGCTGCTGGGTGGTTATTCTAGTAAGCATTTCGACATAAAGTTCCCACGCTGCATTTTTGTCCGCCTCTTTTGGCTGCCATTCCATCTCGAGCACTTTTAGATTGATTTTCAGAGATGTCATATCCCATTTTTCTAGCCATTTTTTCCATTTCATTGTTGCCTCTTTGCTTTAATGCGTAATCTTACAAACTTTGCATTCTGAATTATATTTCATCATGTCCTGATCATTTTTAATGAGTTTATTTCTAGTTGTTATTGCATTGTAAGCATCTTCTATCCAATTTCTAAGTTGTTCTGCAGTTGTGGGCATAAAATAGTAACGCGCATAACAATCTTTGTGTTCTTTATTCCAGTTCTCGTGAAATCGTGGAGGTAAATGTGCTCCAGTCATTTGTAACTGCAGCAAGATACCAATCAAACCGTTTGGAGTATAACTTTCCCCTTTTCTTAAACTAGTTTTAATTTCCCAATCTACATATCGTCTGCTGTGCGTACAAGAACCAATTAATACTATTGTCACAGTTGAATCCCCCAAATACTTCTTTCTTATCTGTCCCAT is from Elusimicrobiota bacterium and encodes:
- a CDS encoding TIR domain-containing protein — protein: MSESLLEKILREKKEKEASGLAAYLSALSNSSTVQNASSLNSIYSSLLKKAEKRKVFISYHHGNDEEVKDFLDQWAEKEKVFIPKGLGITDEDDFIDSDNPEYVMGQIRKKYLGDSTVTIVLIGSCTHSRRYVDWEIKTSLRKGESYTPNGLIGILLQLQMTGAHLPPRFHENWNKEHKDCYARYYFMPTTAEQLRNWIEDAYNAITTRNKLIKNDQDMMKYNSECKVCKITH